A region from the bacterium genome encodes:
- the rsmH gene encoding 16S rRNA (cytosine(1402)-N(4))-methyltransferase RsmH, whose protein sequence is MNAPAHIPVLRDESVRLLAAGPGRRIVDGTFGRGGHARALLATGAEVLGLDLDPDAGLVGHALAAVESRFHFQHRSFRDLAGALAAAGWERADGLLLDLGVSSLQIDAPAKGFTYRVDAPLDLRFDPAGGPSAADLLARLDEAALATLLWTYGEERRSRRIAAAMIAARREAPLTTTGALREIVASAVGRGPVLTPTLSRVFQALRIAVNDELGALQDALEQAPARLAAGGRLVVISYHSLEDRAVKQWLARESRDCLCPPRTPACFCGHRRTLTLLTRRPEAPSAAEVGSNPRARSAKLRAAERL, encoded by the coding sequence GTGAACGCTCCCGCCCACATCCCCGTGCTGCGCGACGAATCGGTGCGGCTGCTGGCCGCCGGTCCGGGCCGACGCATCGTCGACGGCACCTTCGGCAGGGGCGGCCACGCGCGGGCGCTGCTGGCGACGGGGGCCGAAGTGCTGGGCCTCGACCTGGATCCCGACGCCGGCCTCGTCGGGCACGCGCTGGCGGCCGTCGAGTCGCGTTTCCACTTCCAGCACCGCTCGTTCCGCGACCTGGCCGGCGCGCTGGCCGCCGCCGGCTGGGAGCGGGCGGACGGGCTGCTGCTCGACCTCGGCGTCAGTTCCCTGCAGATCGACGCGCCGGCCAAGGGTTTCACCTACCGCGTCGACGCCCCCCTGGACCTGCGCTTCGACCCGGCCGGCGGGCCGTCGGCGGCGGACCTGCTGGCCCGGCTGGACGAGGCCGCGCTGGCCACGCTGCTCTGGACCTACGGGGAGGAGCGCCGCTCCCGGCGCATCGCCGCCGCCATGATCGCCGCGCGCCGCGAGGCGCCGCTGACCACCACCGGCGCGTTGCGGGAGATCGTGGCCTCGGCCGTGGGCCGCGGCCCCGTGCTCACCCCGACGCTCAGCCGCGTGTTCCAGGCCCTGCGCATCGCGGTGAACGACGAGCTGGGTGCCCTGCAGGACGCCCTCGAGCAGGCGCCGGCACGGCTGGCCGCGGGCGGGCGCCTGGTCGTGATCTCCTACCACTCGCTGGAAGACCGCGCCGTGAAGCAGTGGCTCGCGCGCGAGAGCCGCGACTGCCTGTGCCCACCGCGCACGCCGGCCTGCTTCTGCGGGCACCGGCGCACGCTGACGCTCCTGACCCGCCGGCCGGAGGCGCCTTCGGCGGCCGAGGTCGGGTCCAACCCGAGGGCGCGCAGCGCGAAGCTGCGGGCCGCGGAAAGGCTGTGA
- a CDS encoding STAS domain-containing protein: MPGESTRRPPRLYVLEGGLGFEIRERDGDVRVTLSGVLDRPMLQRLVAAVRPRLRSRDCRIVLDGRGLDHLDFRAVRDLVAWNRRLRDYGHTLLLAGWRPYHRAILILGDQYGEAAALRVAPPVAAGRTGAS; this comes from the coding sequence ATGCCGGGAGAGTCGACCCGACGGCCGCCGCGCCTGTACGTTCTTGAGGGCGGCCTAGGCTTCGAGATCCGCGAACGCGATGGTGACGTTCGGGTCACTCTCTCCGGCGTCCTGGACCGCCCCATGCTCCAGCGGCTCGTGGCCGCGGTCAGGCCGCGCCTGCGGAGCCGGGACTGCCGCATCGTCCTGGACGGGCGCGGTCTGGACCACCTCGACTTCCGGGCGGTGCGCGACCTCGTCGCCTGGAACCGCCGCCTGCGCGACTACGGCCACACCCTGCTGCTCGCGGGCTGGCGCCCCTACCACCGGGCGATCCTGATCCTCGGCGACCAGTACGGCGAAGCGGCGGCGCTGCGCGTCGCCCCGCCGGTCGCGGCCGGCAGGACCGGTGCCTCGTGA